The following are encoded together in the Gasterosteus aculeatus chromosome 7, fGasAcu3.hap1.1, whole genome shotgun sequence genome:
- the adgra3 gene encoding adhesion G protein-coupled receptor A3 produces MKADLLLRLLATLLLACGSAGSSDCKSYDEPPKGGKGGKKSPSTERKVVCSNMELHQVLPADSFPNRTVTLILNNNKIQELRNGSFIGLFTLEKLDLRSNLISHIEPGAFLGLRALKKLDLSNNSIGCLNVDIFKGLTNLIRLNLSGNMFSSLSQGILDSLVSLKSLEFQTPYLLCDCNLLWLLRWIKERSITVKNTKCSFPQSLQGQLITSIKPELFTCDAPLELPSFQLTPSQRQVVFQGDSLPFQCQASFVAEDMQVLWYQNGRMVKSDAAQGIFIEKRMVQNCSLIASALTISNIQPGFTGNWECRVRTSRGNTTRTVHIVVLESSAEYCAPERVSNNKGEFKWPRTLAGIRAYLPCNRLPSSAGTYSGGAGEEQRAGRLCDRKGLWTEEDYSRCQYQKDVTRFLYVINQMPLNESNVVARARRLLVYTIDAANFSDKMDIIFVAEMIEKFGKFVEKFKDLGEVMLSMASNLMLADERVLWMAQREAMACSRIIACLQKIAVYRLATVQVFSLTSPNVALESHVVRANDWNGMTCMLFQRSSPERTQERQLAFKCNTTSSFSSILHKSPIVEASLQLPQSLFTQAALPGQAEDTVYKLHLLGLRNGKFFPSTSNSTQLADGGKRRSVAAPVIMARIEGMSPRVLRSPVNVTLRRLARGSDAVSARWNFSLVGGHGGWQSDGCSIVGHNDNFTTISCNSLGNYGLLMDLSSVEYLSPSIQPLHPVIYATTIILLISLLTIIISYIYHHRSVRVSRKFWHMLVNLCFHISLTCGVFVGGINQTRHASVCQAVGILLHYSTLATALWVGVTARNIYKQVTRKAKRYEELDEPPPPPRPMLRFYLIGGGIPIIVCGITAAANIKNYGSRTNAPYCWMSWEPSIGAFYGPVGFIVFVDCMYFLSILLQLRRHPERRYELKEPSEEQQHLAPANGEAGSEGPGGQCVPLTLQLQPQGASPCSASAAHPVPLSALENEHTFAAQLMGAAGALGLYAALWVFGAMAVSQDHPYDLAFTCLFGVAALALGAFMVAHHCVNRQDMRRYWSQACCSGRRAYSAQEDVLLPQPGVAMTSTAGSASKADGESVKCGHSSADSSYTNKSAPSVRNSAHGSKLTNLHAEAAQCKPAPATANGGAVLDNSLTEHSLDNEIKMHVAPVEVQLRPVSNIINAAAAATTNGHTSRHHKNRARAHRASRLTVLREYAYDVPTSVEGSVQGSAQSAPHRRHHHYDIAARNSRRAAYMAYRERHQSQQQQQDSSDGASLPRRSRLTEKGGASTAGDGPPAPDEAAGTVTAAGSCSSKDSGPVQQTGSTELQSLPKSYGLNLVTQTGGAVKENGHAGPLISPESAASVKTGLWKHETTV; encoded by the exons AATTCTGAACAACAATAAAATTCAAGAACTCAGAAATGGCTCCTTCATTGGATTATTTACACTTGAAAAATT GGACCTGCGGAGTAACCTGATCAGCCACATTGAACCAGGCGCTTTCCTCGGATTGCGAGCACTCAAAAAACT GGACTTGTCCAACAACAGCATCGGCTGTCTCAATGTGGACATCTTCAAGGGCCTCACCAATTTAATCAGACT aAACCTTTCAGGGAACATGTTCTCTTCATTGTCTCAGGGGATCTTAGACAGCTTGGTGTCTCTGAAGTCTTT GGAGTTTCAGACGCCTTACCTGCTGTGTGACTGCAACCTCCTGTGGCTGCTGCGTTGGATCAAAGAGAGGAGCATCACGGTCAAGAACACCAAGTGCTCCTTCCCCCAGTCTCTGCAGGGGCAGCTCATTACCTCCATCAAGCCAGAGCTCTTCACCTGTG ATGCTCCACTTGAGCTGCCCTCGTTCCAGCTGACTCCGTCCCAGCGCCAGGTTGTCTTTCAGGGGGACAGCTTGCCGTTCCAGTGTCAGGCCTCCTTTGTGGCTGAGGACATGCAGGTGCTTTGGTACCAGAATGGCCGCATGGTCAAGTCGGACGCCGCCCAAGGCATCTTCATCGAGAAGCGCATGGTGCAGAACTGCTCCCTCATTGCTAG CGCCTTGACCATCTCAAACATCCAGCCTGGTTTCACCGGGAACTGGGAGTGCCGGGTCAGGACGAGCAGGGGCAACACCACCAGGACCGTCCACATAGTTGTGTTGGAGAGCTCCGCTGAGTACTGTGCTCCGGAACGCGTCTCCAACAACAAGGGAGAGTTCAA GTGGCCGCGCACCCTGGCGGGGATCAGGGCCTACCTGCCTTGCAACAGACTGCCGTCGAGCGCGGGAACCTACTCGGGTGGCGCGGGTGAAGAGCAGCGGGCGGGGCGCTTGTGCGATCGCAAGGGTCTGTGGACGGAGGAGGACTACTCCCGCTGCCAGTACCAGAAAGATGTCACCAGGTTTCTTTACGTCATCAACCAG ATGCCTCTGAATGAGAGCAACGTGGTGGCCAGGGCTCGACGCCTGCTGGTGTACACCATCGACGCTGCCAACTTCTCGGACAAGATGGACATTATCTTCGTGGCCGAGATGATTGAGAAGTTCGGCAAGTTTGTCGAGAAGTTTAAAGAC CTCGGAGAGGTGATGCTGAGCATGGCCAGTAACCTGATGCTGGCCGATGAGCGGGTGCTCTGGATGGCTCAGCGTGAAGCTATGGCGTGCTCGCGCATCATCGCCTGCCTCCAAAAGATAGCAGTCTACCGTCTGGCCACAGTACAAGTCTTCTCCCTG ACGTCACCCAACGTAGCACTCGAGTCTCACGTTGTCCGTGCTAACGACTGGAACGGCATGACCTGCATGTTGTTCCAGAGGTCCAGTCCCGAGCGCACACAGGAACGCCAACTCGCCTTCAAATGCAACACAaccagctccttctccagcaTCCTTCACAAG AGCCCCATTGTGGAGGCTTCCCTGCAGCTCCCCCAGTCCCTCTTCACCCAAGCGGCACTCCCCGGGCAGGCGGAGGACACGGTCTACAAGCTCCATCTACTGGGCCTCCGCAATGGCAAGTTTTTCCCCTCCACCAGCAACTCCACCCAGCTGGCAGATggcgggaagaggaggagcgttGCCGCCCCGGTCATCATGGCCAGGATAG AGGGCATGTCTCCACGTGTCCTGAGGTCGCCCGTCAACGTCACCCTGAGGCGGTTGGCCCGCGGCTCCGATGCTGTGTCCGCGCGCTGGAACTTCAGCCTGGTGGGCGGCCACGGAGGATGGCAAAGCGACGGCTGCAGCATTGTAGGCCACAACGACAACTTCACCACCATTTCCTGCAACTCTCTGGGGAACTATGGCCTGCTGATG GACCTCAGCAGTGTGGAGTACCTCTCTCCAAGCATCCAGCCCCTGCACCCAGTCATCTATGCCACTACGATCATACTACTTATTAGCCTGCTCACCATAATCATCAGCTACATCTATCATCACAG GTCTGTCCGTGTGAGCCGCAAGTTCTGGCACATGTTGGTCAACCTTTGCTTCCACATCTCTCTCACCTGCGGGGTCTTTGTAGGCGGCATCAATCAAACGCGACATGCAAGCGTGTGCCAAGCA GTGGGCATCTTGCTGCACTATTCCACTCTGGCAACTGCTCTGTGGGTGGGTGTGACTGCACGCAACATTTACAAACAGGTGACACGGAAGGCCAAACGCTACGAAGAGCTGGACGAACCTCCGCCCCCGCCCCGGCCTATGCTCAG GTTCTACTTAATCGGCGGAGGGATACCCATCATTGTCTGTGGGATCACTGCGGCAGCCAACATCAAAAACTACGGCAGCCGGACGAATGCACCATA TTGCTGGATGTCATGGGAGCCCAGTATCGGCGCCTTTTACGGTCCAGTGGGATTCATCGTCTTTGTGGATTGCATGTACTTCCTCAgcattctgctgcagctgcgCCGCCACCCCGAACGCCGCTACGAGCTCAAGGAGCCGAgcgaggagcagcagcatctgGCTCCGGCCAACGGGGAGGCCGGGTCAGAGGGTCCCGGCGGGCAATGCGTCCCCCTCAcccttcagctgcagcctcAGGGGGCTTCTCCCTGCTCGGCGTCCGCTGCCCACCCTGTGCCGCTGTCTGCCCTGGAGAACGAGCACACCTTCGCCGCCCAGCTCAtgggggcggcgggggcgtTGGGGCTGTACGCGGCCCTCTGGGTGTTCGGGGCCATGGCGGTATCCCAGGACCACCCGTACGACTTGGCCTTCACCTGCCTGTTTGGGGTGGCCGCGCTGGCGCTGGGCGCGTTCATGGTGGCGCATCACTGTGTCAACAGGCAGGACATGAGGCGCTATTGGTCCCAGGCCTGTTGCTCTGGGAGACGGGCGTACTCGGCCCAGGAGGACGTCCTGCTGCCTCAGCCAGGCGTGGCCATGACATCCACCGCGGGATCCGCCAGCAAGGCGGACGGGGAGTCAGTCAAGTGTGGCCACAGCAGTGCAGACTCCTCCTACACGAACAAGAGCGCACCGAGCGTGCGCAACTCCGCCCACGGCAGCAAGCTGACCAATCTGCACGCCGAGGCAGCTCAGTGCAAGCCGGCTCCGGCGACGGCCAACGGCGGGGCCGTTTTGGACAACAGCCTGACGGAGCATTCGCTAGACAACGAAATCAAAATGCACGTGGCACCGGTGGAGGTGCAGCTGCGCCCGGTGAGCAACATCATCaatgcggcggcggcggccaccACCAACGGGCACACGAGCCGGCATCACAAAAACAGGGCACGGGCGCACAGGGCGAGCCGGCTGACCGTGTTGCGAGAGTACGCCTACGACGTCCCCACCAGCGTGGAGGGCAGCGTGCAGGGCAGCGCGCAGAGCGCCCCCCACAGGCGGCACCACCATTACGACATCGCGGCGCGCAATAGCCGGCGGGCGGCATACATGGCCTACAGAGAGCGGCATcagagccagcagcagcagcaggacagcAGCGACGGCGCGAGCCTGCCGCGACGCTCCCGCCTCACGGAGAAAGGAGGCGCCAGCACCGCGGGGGACGGGCCGCCGGCGCCGGACGAGGCGGCGGGCACGGTCACCGCCGCCGGGTCGTGCTCGAGTAAAGACTCTGGTCCCGTGCAGCAGACCGGCAGCACAGAACTACAGAGCCTACCCAAGTCGTACGGGCTCAACCTGGTCACCCAAACTGGCGGCGCGGTTAAAGAGAACGGACACGCGGGGCCTTTGATCTCCCCCGAGAGTGCGGCCAGCGTGAAGACGGGGTTGTGGAAACACGAAACTACTGTGTAG